From Paenibacillus sp. GP183, one genomic window encodes:
- the addB gene encoding helicase-exonuclease AddAB subunit AddB, producing MSIRYIIGRAGSGKSKQCLDEISSKLMEQPDGSPLILLVPEQATFQAEHVLVSSPELRGMIRAQVLSFHRLAWRVMQEQGGTARLPIDDIGKKLLLYGILHKRKDELRLFHSSTEQLGFVDRVNELFTELKRYCVSADRLEEHEFRKAELLGESRLLTDKLHDLRLVYKEYEQELSRQYLDGEDYLTLLAEQLQASDYLQNAAIWIDGFHGFTPQEFAVLEQLMQHCKQVTITLCLDRAWEAGDEPDELDVFHPTARTLIQLKEIAARLGSDAPEILLLDAPMAPRFVDSPALLHLEQAFEHRIGGSKHTFEISNTEHRALADQLVLKEAVNRRAEVDGAVRDIMRLVQNEGVRYRDIAIMVRNMESYNDLLHSTLTDYEIPHFFDEKRTVLHHPLVEFIRSAIEVVQHNWHYDAVFRCVKTDLLAPLTAADKLDEQRAMFDQLENYVLAFGIRGSRWTNGKPWTYRLKAGLDSSADQTSNVEDIYLQQIQISRDWVVKPIHAFALGLKQSETVKQQVESLFQLLQDVQAADKLDAWSLAALVAGKPGKAREHGQLWNNVMDMLDQLVETMGEQKVSFELFAGLLDTGLESMKLGLVPPSMDQVLIGSMDRTRSSGIKYAYLLGVNDGVIPAQMQENGVLTEGERELLQQSGLPMAHGSERKLLDEAFIIYTSLTVPSQRLWLSYPLADEEGKMLLPSELIRQIRSLFPTMKPDLLYADPSPDMDASEQFDYIAHPSQALSYMAVRMKHWMQGGRMNELWWDAYNWFAERPEWAPRLQSMVTSLVYTNRETSLSPKSSQLLYGTHLRASVSRMERFVACPFSHFVSHGLRLQERRVYRLDAPDIGQLFHAAISEFALQLGQQQVEWGSLSEEAIMERSSGIVDVLAPKLQGEILLSSSRFQYIARKLKQVVGKTAVMLSEHARRGEFVPLRLEIDFGPGKELPALDLQLDNGCTMEIIGRIDRLDCAEGEQGILLRVIDYKSRQTNLILSDVYYGLSLQMLTYLDVVLTHAEKWLGIEAFPAGVLYFHVHNPMLHLTNAINAEEVEKALRKRFKMRGLITADADIVHRMDNHLKHTPGHSQLLPVAMKKDGSFYSSSSVATAVQWDSLRKYVRSQIIQIGTGITEGHVEIAPYRIGKKAACQQCSYRSVCQFDPLYEGNEMRAWKQRGKEQVWTEIEAVVR from the coding sequence ATGTCCATTCGATATATAATCGGCAGAGCAGGAAGCGGTAAAAGCAAGCAATGCTTGGATGAAATCAGCTCCAAACTGATGGAGCAGCCGGATGGCTCACCGCTCATCCTGCTTGTGCCCGAGCAGGCCACCTTTCAAGCGGAGCATGTACTAGTTTCTTCACCAGAGCTGAGAGGGATGATTCGCGCGCAGGTACTCAGTTTTCACCGTCTTGCCTGGCGCGTTATGCAGGAGCAGGGAGGTACCGCGAGACTGCCCATAGACGATATTGGAAAGAAACTGCTTTTGTACGGCATTTTACATAAACGAAAAGATGAACTCCGCTTGTTTCACAGCTCCACGGAACAGCTCGGCTTTGTGGATCGAGTCAACGAGCTGTTCACAGAGCTTAAGCGATATTGTGTAAGTGCGGATCGGCTTGAGGAGCATGAATTTAGAAAGGCTGAACTGTTAGGGGAAAGCAGACTCTTAACTGACAAGCTGCATGATCTCCGGCTGGTTTATAAGGAGTATGAGCAAGAGCTTTCACGCCAATATTTGGATGGCGAGGATTACTTGACGCTTCTGGCCGAGCAGCTCCAAGCATCCGACTATTTGCAAAATGCGGCGATTTGGATCGATGGCTTTCATGGCTTTACTCCTCAGGAGTTTGCAGTTTTGGAGCAGCTAATGCAGCATTGCAAGCAGGTCACAATTACTTTGTGTCTGGATCGTGCTTGGGAAGCGGGGGATGAGCCTGACGAGCTGGATGTTTTTCATCCAACGGCAAGAACACTGATTCAGCTTAAAGAGATCGCCGCCAGGCTGGGATCCGATGCACCGGAGATCCTGTTATTGGATGCGCCAATGGCTCCGAGATTTGTAGATAGTCCCGCATTGCTTCATTTGGAGCAGGCATTTGAGCACAGAATCGGCGGGAGTAAGCATACATTTGAGATATCCAATACGGAACATCGCGCTCTGGCGGATCAGTTGGTCCTGAAGGAAGCCGTCAACCGCAGGGCGGAAGTGGATGGAGCCGTCAGGGATATCATGCGATTAGTCCAAAATGAAGGCGTTCGTTATCGCGATATTGCCATTATGGTAAGAAACATGGAAAGCTATAATGATTTGCTTCACTCGACTTTGACGGATTATGAAATTCCGCATTTCTTTGACGAAAAGCGAACCGTACTGCATCATCCTCTGGTCGAATTTATTCGCTCTGCAATTGAGGTTGTGCAGCATAATTGGCATTATGATGCTGTTTTTCGCTGTGTGAAAACGGACTTGCTGGCGCCACTCACCGCAGCAGATAAGCTGGATGAACAACGAGCCATGTTTGACCAACTGGAAAACTATGTGCTGGCTTTTGGGATTAGAGGTTCCAGATGGACGAATGGCAAGCCATGGACTTATCGATTAAAGGCAGGGCTGGATTCGTCTGCAGACCAGACCTCCAATGTAGAGGACATCTATTTGCAGCAAATCCAGATTAGCCGTGACTGGGTTGTGAAGCCCATCCATGCCTTTGCGCTCGGATTGAAGCAATCCGAGACTGTGAAGCAGCAGGTAGAGTCACTCTTTCAGCTTTTGCAGGATGTTCAGGCAGCAGACAAGCTGGATGCATGGAGTCTTGCCGCACTTGTGGCAGGGAAGCCCGGTAAAGCCCGCGAACACGGACAATTGTGGAACAATGTCATGGATATGCTGGATCAGCTTGTGGAGACCATGGGGGAGCAAAAGGTCAGCTTCGAGTTATTTGCCGGTCTCCTGGATACAGGACTGGAAAGCATGAAACTGGGCTTGGTTCCGCCTTCAATGGATCAGGTTTTGATCGGAAGTATGGACCGCACTCGTTCAAGCGGGATCAAGTATGCATATTTGCTTGGCGTCAATGATGGTGTTATACCGGCTCAGATGCAGGAGAACGGTGTCCTGACGGAAGGGGAACGGGAGCTGCTGCAGCAGTCCGGACTGCCGATGGCGCATGGCAGCGAGCGCAAGCTGCTTGATGAGGCGTTTATCATTTACACCTCGCTCACCGTACCCAGCCAGCGTTTATGGCTCAGCTATCCGCTTGCCGATGAGGAAGGCAAGATGCTTTTGCCTTCGGAGCTCATCCGGCAAATTCGCTCGCTTTTTCCAACAATGAAACCTGATTTGCTCTATGCCGATCCTTCACCGGACATGGATGCCAGCGAACAATTTGACTATATCGCTCACCCCTCACAAGCTCTATCCTATATGGCTGTGCGCATGAAGCATTGGATGCAGGGCGGCCGAATGAACGAATTGTGGTGGGATGCGTACAATTGGTTTGCAGAGCGGCCGGAGTGGGCGCCAAGGCTGCAATCGATGGTAACAAGCCTGGTTTACACCAATCGTGAAACAAGCCTCAGTCCGAAGTCGAGCCAACTGCTGTACGGAACCCATTTACGGGCCAGTGTTTCCAGAATGGAAAGATTTGTGGCCTGTCCGTTTTCTCATTTTGTTTCCCATGGCCTCAGGCTGCAGGAAAGACGGGTCTACAGACTGGATGCGCCGGATATTGGCCAATTGTTCCACGCCGCAATCAGTGAGTTTGCCTTGCAACTTGGGCAGCAGCAGGTGGAATGGGGGTCCTTGTCCGAGGAAGCCATCATGGAGCGTTCTTCAGGCATCGTGGATGTTCTGGCTCCCAAGCTGCAGGGCGAGATCCTGCTTAGCTCCAGCCGGTTTCAGTATATAGCCCGAAAATTAAAACAGGTTGTCGGGAAGACAGCCGTCATGCTTAGCGAACATGCGCGCCGCGGAGAATTTGTTCCACTGCGCCTCGAGATCGATTTCGGCCCGGGCAAAGAACTGCCGGCACTTGATTTGCAGCTGGATAATGGCTGTACGATGGAGATCATCGGCCGCATAGACCGTTTGGATTGTGCGGAAGGGGAACAAGGGATTTTACTTCGAGTTATTGATTACAAATCCAGACAAACGAACCTGATCTTGTCCGATGTATACTATGGACTTTCGCTGCAAATGCTCACTTATTTGGACGTAGTCCTGACGCATGCGGAAAAATGGCTCGGTATTGAGGCATTCCCCGCCGGTGTGCTCTATTTTCATGTGCATAATCCGATGCTGCATTTAACTAACGCAATTAATGCCGAAGAGGTCGAAAAAGCGCTGCGCAAGCGGTTCAAAATGAGAGGCCTCATTACAGCGGATGCGGATATTGTCCACCGCATGGATAATCATTTAAAACATACTCCAGGCCATTCCCAGTTATTACCGGTCGCGATGAAAAAAGACGGCAGCTTCTACAGCAGCTCATCTGTAGCCACAGCAGTGCAATGGGATTCTCTTCGCAAGTATGTAAGATCGCAAATTATACAAATCGGAACAGGGATTACTGAAGGCCATGTGGAGATAGCTCCATATCGCATCGGGAAAAAGGCTGCTTGCCAGCAATGCTCGTACCGGTCCGTCTGCCAATTTGATCCGCTGTACGAGGGGAACGAAATGCGGGCATGGAAACAGCGCGGCAAGGAACAGGTTTGGACCGAGATAGAAGCTGTTGTTCGTTGA
- a CDS encoding class I SAM-dependent rRNA methyltransferase produces MAAVFLHKKRKARLEAGHPWVFRGEIEKMEGEITPGQVVSVHNHLGQYLATGYFNEKSQITVRIVSYQPLEELTADFFKIRLTRCAEHRRRFLNSADAYRLVYGEADFLPGLIVDKFGDVLVVQFLTLGMDRCKDIIVQALAEQFSPAGIYERSDVSVRELEGLEQTTGVLYGKCPRHVDIIENGLLIRVDIMEGQKTGYFFDQRENRAAIEPLITGWGKRGGIEIKEVDHEGTVQRLPVNANGKVVSFPYWDGANVLECFSHTGSFTLHACKYGAKKVTCLDISEHAIESARVNVQLNGFEDRVEFVVADAFNYLREQVKGLDERKMRASAGQGQTKVDTSKPVSEARTWDVVILDPPAFAKNKSAVEGACRGYKDINLQGMKLVNEGGYLVTASCSYHIHPELFLNTIHEAAKDAGRILRLVEFREAGKDHPRILGVDEGHYLKFAIFEVRSR; encoded by the coding sequence ATGGCAGCTGTATTTTTACATAAAAAACGCAAAGCAAGGCTGGAAGCCGGCCACCCCTGGGTATTCCGCGGCGAGATTGAGAAGATGGAAGGCGAAATAACGCCGGGCCAGGTCGTTTCGGTGCATAATCACCTGGGTCAATATTTGGCTACTGGTTATTTTAACGAAAAATCGCAGATAACCGTGCGCATCGTTTCCTATCAACCCCTTGAGGAGTTGACGGCTGATTTTTTCAAAATCAGATTAACCCGCTGTGCCGAGCATCGCCGCAGGTTTCTGAATAGCGCGGATGCTTATCGGCTGGTTTATGGCGAAGCTGACTTTCTGCCTGGGCTTATCGTGGATAAGTTCGGGGATGTACTGGTTGTTCAATTCCTGACGCTGGGAATGGACCGCTGCAAGGATATCATCGTCCAAGCGCTCGCGGAGCAATTCTCGCCAGCTGGTATTTATGAGCGAAGCGATGTTTCCGTGCGTGAGCTGGAGGGCTTGGAGCAAACGACCGGTGTTCTTTATGGGAAATGTCCGAGGCATGTAGATATTATCGAAAATGGTCTTCTCATTCGTGTAGATATCATGGAGGGCCAGAAGACGGGATATTTCTTCGATCAGAGAGAGAATCGTGCGGCGATTGAACCGTTAATAACCGGTTGGGGTAAGCGCGGCGGGATTGAGATCAAGGAAGTGGATCACGAAGGTACGGTGCAGCGTCTGCCTGTAAACGCCAATGGCAAGGTGGTGTCCTTTCCTTATTGGGATGGCGCCAACGTGCTGGAATGCTTTTCGCATACGGGAAGCTTTACCCTTCATGCCTGCAAATACGGAGCCAAAAAAGTAACTTGTCTGGATATTTCCGAGCATGCCATTGAAAGCGCAAGGGTAAACGTTCAGCTGAACGGCTTTGAGGATCGTGTGGAATTTGTCGTTGCGGATGCGTTTAACTATCTCAGAGAACAAGTCAAGGGCTTGGACGAGCGCAAAATGCGTGCATCCGCAGGACAAGGCCAAACCAAAGTAGATACCTCCAAGCCGGTTAGCGAAGCTCGCACATGGGATGTCGTCATCCTTGACCCACCTGCCTTTGCCAAAAACAAAAGCGCCGTAGAGGGTGCCTGCCGAGGCTACAAGGATATCAACCTTCAAGGCATGAAGCTGGTCAATGAAGGCGGCTACCTGGTTACTGCAAGCTGCTCGTATCATATCCATCCAGAGCTTTTCCTGAATACGATTCATGAAGCTGCGAAAGACGCGGGTAGAATATTGCGGCTGGTCGAATTCCGTGAAGCGGGCAAAGACCATCCCCGCATTCTCGGCGTCGATGAGGGCCATTATCTCAAATTTGCCATTTTCGAAGTGCGCAGCCGGTAA
- a CDS encoding HAD family hydrolase gives MRHKIKYIFFDCMETIVDLHELPCESDYAFWSFSGSGVETYWADFNEFLLLYLDSKRELNHRMKPNQEYEWIKRMEGVVEKTATIPSSSKHEAAKHLYDHFWHTYKSKCFIKEDVLAVLSDLAKHYKLAVVSNFMVQDGIEELLQLNKADHFFEFIVTSINSGWRKPSPFIYQTALQHAGCQPEEILFVGDDYENDYVLPWRVGMKAIFLEKDYKNADIRVNVDKINNFSELKDILLSK, from the coding sequence ATGAGACACAAGATTAAATACATTTTCTTTGATTGTATGGAAACCATTGTGGATTTACATGAGCTTCCATGTGAGAGTGATTATGCATTCTGGTCATTCTCCGGGTCCGGCGTGGAAACATACTGGGCGGATTTTAATGAATTTTTATTGTTGTATCTGGACTCAAAGAGAGAGCTTAACCATCGGATGAAACCGAATCAAGAATATGAATGGATAAAAAGGATGGAAGGTGTCGTTGAAAAAACTGCAACCATCCCGAGCAGCTCCAAACATGAGGCAGCGAAGCATTTATATGACCATTTTTGGCATACCTACAAGTCCAAGTGCTTCATTAAGGAGGATGTATTGGCTGTCTTATCTGATCTTGCAAAGCATTATAAGCTGGCCGTTGTCTCGAACTTCATGGTACAGGATGGGATTGAAGAGCTCTTGCAGTTGAACAAAGCCGATCATTTTTTTGAATTTATAGTTACTTCGATTAACAGCGGTTGGAGGAAGCCGTCTCCATTTATTTACCAAACAGCGCTGCAACATGCTGGATGCCAACCGGAAGAAATCCTGTTTGTCGGCGATGATTATGAGAATGATTATGTGCTTCCTTGGCGAGTAGGAATGAAGGCCATTTTTCTTGAGAAGGATTACAAAAACGCAGATATTCGAGTAAACGTGGATAAAATAAACAATTTCAGCGAATTAAAGGATATTTTATTAAGCAAGTAA
- the deoC gene encoding deoxyribose-phosphate aldolase — protein MSDFDLKELPKYIDHTLLKPDALSPAIDNLCQEAMKYGFYSVCVNSSWVAHCRKVLAGTPVKIAAVVGFPLGAMLSEVKAFEAVKAVEHGASEIDMVLPVGLLLEGNHDAVRSDIKQVVDAVKGKAIVKVIMETGFLNEEQKIAACKLSEEAGAHFVKTSTGFGPGGASVSDVSLMRQHVSPSIGVKASGGVRDLETALRMIEAGATRLGTSSGVSIMNGVEGASSY, from the coding sequence ATGAGTGATTTTGATTTGAAAGAGCTTCCGAAATATATCGATCATACGCTGCTTAAGCCGGACGCTCTTAGTCCGGCAATAGATAATCTGTGTCAGGAAGCTATGAAGTACGGATTTTACAGTGTTTGTGTGAACAGCAGCTGGGTTGCTCATTGCCGTAAGGTATTGGCAGGCACACCTGTTAAGATTGCTGCTGTTGTTGGATTTCCATTAGGTGCCATGCTAAGTGAAGTAAAGGCGTTCGAAGCAGTCAAAGCTGTGGAGCATGGAGCTTCCGAGATTGATATGGTGCTGCCTGTCGGACTCTTGCTGGAAGGCAATCACGATGCAGTTCGCTCAGATATCAAACAGGTAGTAGATGCTGTCAAAGGCAAAGCCATAGTGAAGGTTATTATGGAAACCGGATTCTTGAATGAAGAGCAAAAGATTGCTGCTTGCAAGCTGTCTGAAGAAGCGGGCGCGCATTTTGTTAAGACCTCGACTGGCTTTGGACCGGGTGGCGCATCTGTTTCAGATGTGTCTTTAATGCGCCAACATGTATCGCCTTCGATTGGTGTAAAAGCTTCCGGCGGTGTAAGAGATCTGGAAACTGCGCTTCGCATGATTGAGGCGGGTGCGACTAGATTGGGCACAAGCTCGGGCGTGTCAATTATGAACGGTGTTGAAGGTGCTTCCAGCTACTGA
- the mtaB gene encoding tRNA (N(6)-L-threonylcarbamoyladenosine(37)-C(2))-methylthiotransferase MtaB: MPTIGFHTLGCKVNFYDTEAIWQLFKNEGYEQVDFEQTADIYVINTCTVTNTGDKKSRQMIRRAIRRNPEAIVAVTGCYAQTSPAEIMAIPGVDLVIGTQDRDKIIPLIKQFEQERQPINAVRNIMKTRQFEELDVPDFADHTRAFLKIQEGCNNFCTFCIIPWSRGLMRSRDPESVIGQAQGLVHAGYQEIVLTGIHTGGYGEDIEDYNFARLLRDLDKVEGLKRIRISSIEASQITDEVLEVLNSSDKFCRHLHIPLQAGDDEVLARMRRKYTTAEFASKIEKIHAIMPGVAITTDVIVGFPGETEEMFRAGYSFMEQMKFSEMHVFPYSKRTGTPAARMLDQVDEEIKNARVHELIDLSEKMQLTYAQKFVGQVLEVIPEGNFKGADELGTLMGYSDNYLQLVFEGDRSQIGEICRVKVMEAGVNENKGIQVEAAEADVNKHKASQAVVV, encoded by the coding sequence ATGCCAACAATAGGATTTCACACGCTGGGTTGTAAAGTGAATTTTTATGATACGGAGGCCATCTGGCAGCTATTTAAGAATGAAGGGTATGAACAGGTGGATTTTGAGCAGACCGCCGACATTTATGTAATCAATACGTGCACGGTTACGAATACAGGCGACAAAAAAAGCCGCCAAATGATCCGCCGAGCCATACGCCGCAATCCTGAAGCGATTGTAGCCGTTACTGGATGTTACGCGCAAACTTCACCTGCGGAAATTATGGCTATACCCGGTGTGGACCTGGTGATCGGAACACAGGATCGGGACAAGATTATTCCGCTTATAAAACAATTTGAACAGGAGCGCCAGCCGATTAACGCCGTGCGCAACATTATGAAGACACGCCAATTTGAGGAGCTGGATGTGCCTGATTTTGCTGATCATACGAGAGCTTTTCTGAAAATACAGGAGGGCTGCAATAACTTTTGCACCTTTTGTATCATCCCGTGGTCCCGCGGTCTTATGCGCAGTCGGGATCCAGAAAGCGTCATTGGGCAAGCTCAGGGGCTTGTCCATGCGGGCTATCAGGAGATCGTCTTGACCGGCATTCATACCGGCGGCTATGGCGAAGATATCGAAGATTATAACTTTGCCCGCTTGCTGAGGGATTTGGATAAGGTGGAGGGCCTGAAGCGGATTCGCATCAGCTCGATTGAAGCCAGCCAGATTACCGATGAGGTGCTGGAAGTGCTGAACAGCTCGGATAAATTTTGCCGTCATCTGCATATACCACTGCAGGCGGGCGATGATGAAGTGCTCGCGCGGATGCGGAGGAAATATACGACAGCTGAATTCGCAAGCAAAATCGAGAAGATTCATGCGATTATGCCGGGTGTCGCGATCACCACCGATGTGATTGTCGGGTTCCCGGGTGAAACCGAAGAAATGTTCCGGGCCGGCTACAGCTTCATGGAGCAGATGAAATTTTCGGAGATGCATGTATTCCCTTATTCCAAGCGAACAGGGACGCCTGCAGCCCGGATGCTGGATCAAGTGGACGAGGAAATCAAAAACGCTCGCGTTCACGAATTGATCGATTTATCGGAAAAGATGCAGCTGACTTATGCTCAAAAGTTCGTTGGCCAGGTTCTGGAGGTTATTCCGGAGGGGAATTTCAAAGGTGCGGATGAACTTGGAACGCTTATGGGTTACTCGGATAACTATTTGCAGCTTGTTTTTGAAGGGGACCGGAGTCAGATCGGTGAAATTTGCCGAGTGAAGGTAATGGAAGCCGGCGTTAATGAAAACAAAGGCATTCAAGTGGAAGCAGCGGAAGCTGATGTAAATAAACACAAGGCCAGCCAAGCGGTCGTGGTATGA
- a CDS encoding NUDIX domain-containing protein, which translates to MKEISAGGVVYCKKDNQLLIQMIQDRYGKMTLAKGKMEPGETIEQTALREVWEETGITGTIKEPIEIIKYQYSKLNSGVIDKEVHYYLIEAASGELQAQIEEIRGVEWLNPIDAWKQQKLGGYHNNHSVLLKALDKLGIKVE; encoded by the coding sequence GTGAAGGAAATCTCGGCAGGCGGTGTCGTTTACTGCAAAAAGGATAATCAACTGCTTATCCAGATGATTCAAGACCGATATGGAAAAATGACGTTAGCTAAAGGTAAAATGGAGCCGGGAGAAACGATTGAACAGACGGCGCTGCGTGAAGTTTGGGAAGAGACGGGAATTACAGGCACCATCAAAGAGCCGATAGAAATCATCAAGTATCAGTACAGCAAGTTAAATTCAGGGGTCATTGATAAAGAGGTGCACTATTATTTGATTGAAGCTGCCAGCGGTGAGCTGCAAGCACAAATTGAAGAAATTCGCGGGGTAGAATGGCTGAATCCCATAGATGCCTGGAAGCAGCAAAAGCTAGGCGGTTATCACAATAACCACAGTGTGCTGCTCAAAGCTTTAGACAAATTGGGAATTAAGGTGGAATAA
- a CDS encoding Na/Pi symporter translates to MIHSIILPLLAGLIIFLFGMKLMESALHRWAGPYLHLWLDRFTRTPMRGMVAGTALTALLQSSTAITVIAIGLVNAGALSFPRTLGIILGTNIGTCLTTELLGLYSGGFAVPLLLASAAVWLTASSLVPAEPEQPHLQPLPRLELAVSPARPDWLRSVRFGALAVTGFALVMLGIEIMQTIGPALQSRGLFVWFVHQAQQSLLWGVLAGAAVTALVHSSSAVIAMAMGLAAVQSISVELGVAITIGANVGTCVTAIIAGLGSTRAGRFVAWAHVLLNVGGAVLFYPFIHQLVQLSDVTTGEAASQIARSQTIFNVISSLLALPLCYLSSWKHLQHRS, encoded by the coding sequence ATGATTCATTCCATCATCCTGCCATTGCTGGCGGGATTAATTATTTTTCTCTTCGGCATGAAGCTCATGGAATCCGCGCTTCACCGCTGGGCCGGTCCCTATCTTCACCTGTGGCTCGACAGGTTCACGCGAACCCCCATGCGCGGCATGGTCGCAGGCACGGCTCTAACTGCGCTGCTGCAGAGCAGCACCGCCATCACCGTGATCGCCATCGGCCTCGTCAACGCCGGCGCTCTCAGCTTTCCTCGCACGCTCGGGATCATCCTCGGCACGAACATCGGCACGTGCCTCACGACCGAGCTGCTCGGCCTCTACAGCGGCGGCTTCGCTGTGCCGCTGCTGCTCGCGAGTGCCGCCGTGTGGCTCACGGCGTCCTCGCTCGTCCCGGCTGAGCCGGAACAACCGCACCTGCAGCCGTTACCTCGGCTGGAGTTGGCGGTCTCTCCGGCGCGGCCGGACTGGCTGCGCAGCGTGCGCTTCGGCGCGCTTGCGGTGACAGGCTTTGCTCTCGTGATGCTCGGCATCGAGATCATGCAAACCATCGGGCCTGCCCTGCAGTCCCGGGGACTGTTCGTTTGGTTCGTGCACCAAGCGCAGCAAAGCCTGCTGTGGGGCGTACTCGCCGGAGCGGCCGTGACGGCTCTGGTGCACAGCAGCTCTGCCGTGATCGCGATGGCCATGGGCCTCGCCGCGGTGCAGAGCATCTCCGTCGAGCTCGGAGTCGCCATCACGATAGGGGCCAATGTCGGCACCTGCGTAACGGCGATCATCGCCGGGCTCGGGAGCACGCGCGCCGGACGCTTCGTCGCGTGGGCGCATGTGCTCCTCAATGTCGGAGGAGCTGTGCTCTTTTACCCCTTCATCCACCAGCTTGTCCAATTGTCGGACGTCACAACCGGAGAAGCAGCTTCGCAAATTGCCAGATCCCAAACGATCTTCAATGTGATCAGCTCCCTGCTGGCGCTCCCGCTCTGTTACCTCAGTAGCTGGAAGCACCTTCAACACCGTTCATAA